Below is a window of Lacibacter sp. H407 DNA.
GTATCTTCCGTCTGGTCGAAGTGCTGCATCAACACCCGTGTTGATTCTCATTCATGGTGGAGGCTGGGTGGAAGGAAACAGAACCGATCTCAATGCGTTTGTTGATACACTAAAGCGTCGGGCTCCGCAATATGCCATTTTCAACATCAGTTACCGATTGGTAGCAAACGGACAAAATCTTTTTCCATCACAAGAGATGGATGTAAAAGCTGCCGTTGAATTTATTTTCAGTAAACGTGACGAATATAAAATATCCGATCGTTTTGGATTAATGGGAGCAAGTGCCGGCGCACACCTGGCTTTGTTGCATGCTTACAAATACATTACACCGGTAAAAGCGAAAGCGGTTGTTTCATTCTTTGGTCCAACAGAATTGGTGCAGATGTATAACAATCCGCCCAATCCACTAATCCCATTGCTGTTAACATCTGTAACCGGCGGAACACCAAGTTCAAATCCAGGCATCTATCAGCAATCCTCGCCCTTTAATTTTGTAACCAACACAAGCACACCAACATTGCTGTTGCATGGGGGACTTGATATTGTAGTTGCGCCTTCGCAATCAACAATACTGCAAAACAAGTTGAATACAGTTGCTGTTCCCAATCAATTTGTATTGTACCCGGGAGGCGGACATGGTGATTGGGATGCGGCTACTTATCATGATGCATTTAATAAAGTAGATGCTTTTTTAAAAATTCATCATCCATAAAAAGTAAAATTCATACGTTTACCACTGCTCATTTCCTGTGAAAAAATTTCTATAATTACTCTAACTTGCCTGCATGCAGGCTCCTTTAGCAGAACGTTTACGGCCAAAGCAATTGAATGATCTTGTAGGTCAACAGCATCTTACAGGACAAGGCGGTATTTTGCAAAAAGCGATTGCCAGTGGCAATATTCCCAGTATGATCTTGTGGGGACCTCCCGGTGTTGGGAAAACAACCATCGCCAACATCATTGCACACAATGTGAGTGCAACTTATTATCAGTTAAGTGCCATCAGCAGTGGTGTGAAAGATGTACGTGAAGTTATTGAACAGGCAAAGCAGGAAACAAAAGCCATTTTATTTATTGATGAGATTCATCGTTTCAATAAAGGTCAGCAGGATGCCTTGTTAGGTGCTGTTGAAAAAGGGATCATTACATTGATTGGCGCTACAACGGAGAACCCTTCGTTTGAAGTGAACAGCGCCTTGCTCAGCCGTTGCCAGGTATTTGTGTTGAAAGCATTGGATGAAAACGATCTTGTTCAGTTATTGCAAAAAGCAATTACGGATGATGTTGTATTGAAAGAAAAGAAGATTGAGTTAAAAGAAACTGAAGCACTCATTCGATTAAGTGGTGGTGATGCACGGAAATTATTAAACCTGTTAGAAATTGTTGCTGATAGTTCAGGGAATGAAATGCTGATAACAGATGAATCCGTGTTGCAAACCGTTCAGCAAAAAATGGCCTTGTATGATAAAAGCGGTGAGCAGCATTACGATATTATTTCTGCGTTTATCAAATCCATTCGTGGCAGCGATCCCAATGCAGCTGTGTATTGGTTAGCAAGAATGATCGAAGGTGGTGAAGATGTAAAATTTATTGCCCGTCGTTTATTGATCCTTGCCAGTGAAGATATCGGCAATGCAAATCCCAATGCATTGTTACTTGCAAACGCAACGTTTGATGCTGTGAATAAGATCGGTTATCCTGAGTCGCAGCTTATTTTATCGCAATGTGTCATCTATCTCGCCTCCAGTGCAAAAAGTAATACTGCAACAGTTGCAATTGGAAATGCAATGGCTGCGGTTAAACAATTTGGCGATCTGTCTGTTCCGCTACATATCCGTAACGCTCCAACTAAGCTGATGAAGAACATGGACTACGGGAAAGGGTATCAGTATTCGCACAGTTATGAAAACAATTTTTCTTCACAGGAGTATCTTCCGGAGAAAATTGTTGGAACAAAATTTTATGAACCGGGTAAAAATATAAGAGAAGAAGAGTTGAGAAGGTTTCTGAAACAACTCTGGAAAGAAAAATATAATTATTAATCAATCAACTTTATGAAACAAGTTTCGTTGTTCGTTTTTGTTTGTCTGTTCCTGTTAAGTGGAATCAATGCTCAAACCACTATTCAGCGTGATCCTGAAATTGAAAAGATGGTCACAGCTATCTCTTCCGATTCACTCAAAGCCTACATTTTGAAAATGGTGAGTTTTGGCACACGCCATACGATGAGTACGGTTACAGATCCCAAGCAAGGCATCGGTGCAGCACGTGAATGGGTGGTAGCGAAATTTAAAGAGTTTGCCAAACAATCAAACGGGAGAATGACGGCCTTTGTTGATACAACAACATTGCAACCCGATGGAAGACGCATCAGCAAACCGGTAAATCTCGGTAATGCAATGGCGATCTTGAAAGGAACTAATCCAGCTGACCAACGCATATTTGTGATCAGTGGTCATTTAGATAGTCGTGTAACGGATGTAATGAATGCAACAAGTGAAGCGCCGGGTGCAAATGATGATGCAAGTGGTGTGGCTGCGGTACTTGAATGTGCACGCATCATGAGCAAGTATGAATTTTCCGCAACCATCATTTTTGTTGCAGTGAGCGGCGAAGAGCAAGGTTTGTTAGGCGCCAATTTTATGGCAGGAAAAGCAAAAGATCAAAACTGGATCATTGAAGCCGTGTTGAACAATGATATCATGGGTTCAAACAACAGCAATGAAACAAACATCATCAACAATACAAAAGTGCGTGTATTCAGTGAAGGATTGCCGGCTTATGAATTAGATAAAGCTGCTGCAAATATCCGTAATCTTGGTTTGGAGAATGATGGCAAGTCGAGACAGCTGGCACGGTATGTAAAAGAAATCGGCGAACGTTATGTTGATAATCTGGAAGTGGTAATGGTATATCGCAATGATCGGTTTTTACGTGGAGGAGATCATACACCTTTCATCCAAAAAGGATTTGCAGCCGTACGTATTACTGAAATGAATGAAAACTTCAATCATCAACACCAGGATCTGCGAACAGATAAAGGAATTCAATATGGCGACTTACCCGAGTTCATGGACTTCGTGTATTTGGCAAAGAACACAGGGATCAATCTTGCATCATTAGCAAATCTTGCAAAAGCTCCTTCGATGCCATTGGAAGTAAAGATCGAGACAAGAAGTTTGACGAACTATTCACTCATCAATTGGAAGCAACCAGCAGTTGGAAAAGTAAAAGGTTATTATGTGTTGCTGCGTGAAACAACAAGTGCCGTTTGGCAAAAGAAAATTTTCACGACTGAAACCAATGTGAAACTACCTTACTCAAAAGACAATTATTTTTTTGCAGTGCAATCGGTAAATGAAAACGGCAACGAAAGTTTACCTGTTGTACCAACACCCGGACGATAATGAAACTGAATTGGATCGTAAAAAAATTTGAAGCATTAACGCCATACGAGTTATACAATATCATGTGGCTACGTAATGAAGTATTTGTTGTGGAACAAAACTGTGTGTACCAGGATGCTGATTATAAAGATCAGAAAGGTTGGCATTTAATGGGAGTTGATGAAGAAGGCAAGCTGATGGCTTATGTTCGATTGTTGCCCGTGGGTGTTTCGTATGAAAGCGAACCTTCCATAGGGAGGGTCGTTACAAATCCGGTGGCAAGAGGAACAGGAGTTGGGAGAGAGTTGATGCAGATCGCTATTGAGCAATGCAAAGAATTATTTGGCAAGAAAGCCATCAAAATCGGAGCACAGTATTATCTGTTGAAATTCTATTCTTCACTCGGCTTTGAACAAACAAGTGAAATATATCTGGAAGATAATATCGAGCATATAGAAATGATTCGGAATTGTGAAAAGGAATAGGTAATTTTACTTAACACCACAAGTAAAACTGCTTAAAAGCCTATGCCAGTAAGGGTTTCCACCGATTTCATCAAAGAAAAAATTTTGAAGTTCAAGATTTGTTTTCTAATATTGCCTTGTCGTATCCAATACAAGAGAAACCAAATATCCAATTCTATGAAAGTACGTACATTACTTCTTCCTCTGTACGCATTACTGCTTCTACTAGTCAACACTCATGATCTGAGTGCACAGGTTGGATTATCAACTGCAAATTCCCGTTTTGAAATCGGATTGAATATTGGCCCCATGAATTTCCTTGGTGATCTCGGTGGTAACCGTGGTAAAGGAGGATATGGCCCAAAAGATAATAACATACCTGTTACCAATATGATTGCCGGTATTTCTGCATCCTATTATCCATCTGAATGGTTGGGTTTTCGTTTAGCAGGCAATATTGGTCAAATGGAAGGTGATGATCGTTTAGTTAAGCAAAAGCAACCGGCCGATACCTACGAAGGCTCACGGAAATACAGAAACATTACATTCCGTTCTCCTTTATACGAAGCTTATGTTGGAGTTGAAGTTTTCCCTACAGCATTTATTGGTTTGAAAAACGGCTCAGGCTTACCACGTTTTCGTCCTTACGGTATTCTCGGTATTGGTGTGTTTAAATTCAAACCACAGGGACTTTATAAAGATCCTGCCGGTAATGAATCGTGGGTTGATCTGAAACCATTACGTCTTGAAGGACAAGGAATGGTTGAAACAGGAATTCCTGAATACAGTCTTATTAATTACAACATTCCAATGGGTGTTGGTATTAAATACGATATCACGGAACGAATTACGTTTGCAATTGAATTGATTCATCGTAAAACCGGAAGTGATTATATTGATGATGTGAGTAACAAGTTTATTGATCCGGCTTTGTTTGATCAGTATCTTACGCCAAGCCAGGCGGTGATGGCGAAGTACCTTTCAAATCCAAGCTCGTTTTATCCAAACTCTAATCCGGCCTATACACCGTATCGGGTTGGCAAGAAGAGAGGTAACCCGAACAGAAACGATTCTTATTTCTCCAGTACATTCAGATTAACGTGGAAGATTGGTGATGTGTACGCAGACTGGTTCCGAAATAAGAATTCGATGAAATGTCCGCAGTATTTTTAGATTATATTTTTTATCCATACCCAAACCCAAAACATGAAAACCGAAATCCCGAAAACAAGGGCCAGAGTATTGGCCAGTCCTGAAACCACCATCTGGTTACTTCGTATTGGCTTAATAACGTTGTACGTTATCCTTTACATTTTCAAGAAAAAATTATACCTGTAAATTTATAAGCAAAGTATGCAATAAACGTTAGTCCGTACCCTTTCTCATAGTTTTCCAATCCTGTGAAAATCTAAATAAGAGAACCAGTGACCGATATTTATTTCACCATGCTTTGCTTTTTTCCTATTACTAATTAAATATAGTAGTAGCATTAACTCTTTGAACAAAGTATGCAATAAACGTTAATCCGTACCCCTTTTTCCGATATTGTTTAATATTGGTTAAAGCGAAAAAGAGAACCAACGATCGATATTTATTTCACCATGCTTTGTTCATTTTTTTCTTTACTTATTAAACCTGATAATAACATTCAACTCTTTGAGCAAAGTATGTAATAAACGTTAATCCGTACCCCTTTTTCCGATGTTGTCTAATATTGGTTAAAGCGAAAAAGAGAACCAACGATCGATATTTATTTCACCATGCTTTGCTCAATTTTTTCTTTACTTATCAAACTAAAAATAATATTCAACTCTTTGAACAAAGTATGCAATAAACGTTAATCCGTACCCCTTTTTCCGATGTTGTCTAATATTGGTAAAAGCGAAAAAAAGAGAACCAACGATCGATATTTATTTCACCATGCTTTGTTCAATTTTTTATTCCATGTGTAAACCAAGACTGATCAATTATGATTTTGGCAACGTATGCAGTAAATGTTAGTCCGTACCTACTCAAAAGCTTTCTTGTTTGGAAGAGAGCCTGATACCAGTGACCGATATTTATTTTACCATGCATTGCTGTGTTTCTCTTGGTCCGTACTCTATCCTGTTGCCCCCCTTGGTCGGGGGGCTATTTTTTTATAGATGTTATAACTCTGCTTTGAGAAACTGACCGGTATAACTTTCTTTACACATTACAAGTCCTTCAGGCGTTCCTTCAAATAGAATTTGTCCGCCACCATCACCACCTTCCGGTCCAAGATCAATAATGTGATCGGCCACTTTAATTACATCCATGTTGTGTTCAATTACCAACACTGTATTTCCTCTGTCAGTTAATTTATTCAGCACATCCAACAAATGTTGAATATCCTGGAAGTGTAAACCTGTTGTAGGTTCATCGAGAATGTAAAATGTTTTACCCGTATCTTTTTTTGCAAGTTCGGTTGATAGCTTTACACGTTGTGCTTCACCACCACTTAGTGTAACGGCACTTTGGCCGAGTGTGATATAACCCAGCCCCACATCTTCCAGCACTTTTATTTTGCGATAGAGATAAGGAACTGGTTGAAAAAACTCAACGGCTTCTTCCACCGTCATATCTAATACATCGGCAATTGATTTTCCTTTGTATCGAATTTCTAAAGTTTCACGGTTATAGCGCTTGCCATTACATTTTTCACAATGCACATACACATCGGGTAAAAAGTTCATTTCGATTACACGCATACCACCGCCTTCACACACATCGCAACGCCCTGTTTTTACATTGAATGAAAAACGCCCTGCATTGTAACCTCTGATCTTTGCTTCGGGTACTGCAGAGAACAATGTTCTGATCTCCGTAAAGAAACCACAGTACGTTGCAGGATTGCTTCGTGGTGTACGGCCAATCGGCGACTGATCAATTTCAATCACCTTATCAATATGTTCCAATCCTTTGATGCTTTTGTAAGGCATTGGATTAGCTTTTGAATCGTAGCAATATTTACTGAGAATAGGGTAAAGTGTTTCGTTGATGAGTGTACTCTTACCACTTCCGCTTACACCGGTAACAACGATGAGTTTTCCCAATGGAAATTTGGTATTTACATTTCGAAGGTTATTACCTGTTGCACCTTTCAGCTCTATAAATTTTCCATTTCCTTTTCTGCGTTCGCCGGGAACAGGAATTGATTTTTCACCATTGAGATATTTCGCAGTATCACTGTGCGAAAGCAATACATCTTTTGGTGAACCTGCTGACACAATTGTACCACCATGTTTACCGGCTTGCGGCCCCACGTCGATCAAATGATCGGCTGCCAGCATAATATCTTTGTCGTGCTCCACTACTAACACACTATTGCCAACATCACGCAGGTTTTTTAATGCTTCGATCAAACGATGATTGTCCCGCTGATGTAAACCAATGCTTGGCTCATCTAAAATATAAGTGATGCCTTGCAGTTGCGATCCGATCTGCGTAGCCAATCTTATACGTTGACTTTCACCACCGCTCAATGTTCGGCTGGGACGGTTTAGTGTGAGATAGGTTAAACCAACATTCAATAAAAACTGAAGTCGTTCCCTGATCTCTTTCAACACATCTTTTGCAATGGCCGCTTGTTTGTTGCTGATGCGTAGTTCCAGTCCATCAAACCAGGCGGCAAGATTATCAAGATTCAAGTCACTTAATTCAGAGATGTTCCGGTCTTCAACTTTAAACCAAAGACTTTCTTTTTTTAATCTTGCTCCGTTGCAACTGCCACATGTTTTGAGCGTCATAAATTGCGTTACCCAGTCACGCAGGCCTTCGGTACTTTGCGGCGACGCAAACCAACGCTTTAACATGGGAATAATGCCTTCGTAACTACCGGTATATTCCAATGGAAGTGTTTCGTCATTTACATCTACTTCCAAAGTGGGACTGATATTTTTATCGCCAAACAACAGCAAGTCGAGTTGCTCCTGTGGAATATTTTTTACAGGTACATCTAATTTGATCTTGTATTTTTTTGCAAATGCAATTACCTGTTGAAACACACTTGCATCACGCTCTGCACCTAATGGTGCAATACCACCTTCTTTCACAGTTAATGTTTGATCAGGAAGTACAAGTTCCATGTCAATAGTGTACACATTGCCCAATCCTTTACAGGTAGGGCATGCACCATAAGGAGAGTTGAATGAAAATGCATTGGGCGATGGTTCTTCGTAACTCAGCCCGGTATCTTCACACATCAATTGTTTGGAGTAAGAAATAACGCCGTTTTTTTCTGTTTCAATCAGCATGAGGTCTTTCCCCAATTTCAACGTTTGTTGTACGCTTTGGCTAATGCGAAGTTTAAAATCATCACTTGCTTTTAACCGGTCAACCACCACTTCAATATCATGGATCTTGTAACGGTCGAGCTGCATCTTTGGAGCAATATCTTTGATCTCCCCATCGATCCGCACTTTTACAAATCCTTTCTTTCGGATATCTTCAAACAATTCACGGTAATGTCCTTTTCGTCCTCTTACCAATGGGGCGAGTAAAGAAATTTTTTGTCCATCAAAACGATCGAGGATATTACTTACAATTTCTTCTTCGCTCCACTTCACCATTTTCTTCCCTGTGTTGTACGAATAAGCTTCGCTGGCTCTTGCATAAAGCAATCGCAAAAAATCATACACCTCAGTAATGGTTCCAACTGTTGAACGTGGATTTTTATTGGTCGTTTTCTGTTCGA
It encodes the following:
- a CDS encoding alpha/beta hydrolase, yielding MRIIIICLLSTISFFSCKKKDKDAITAQTLLNVKYGTDIKQSMDVYLPSGRSAASTPVLILIHGGGWVEGNRTDLNAFVDTLKRRAPQYAIFNISYRLVANGQNLFPSQEMDVKAAVEFIFSKRDEYKISDRFGLMGASAGAHLALLHAYKYITPVKAKAVVSFFGPTELVQMYNNPPNPLIPLLLTSVTGGTPSSNPGIYQQSSPFNFVTNTSTPTLLLHGGLDIVVAPSQSTILQNKLNTVAVPNQFVLYPGGGHGDWDAATYHDAFNKVDAFLKIHHP
- a CDS encoding replication-associated recombination protein A, with product MQAPLAERLRPKQLNDLVGQQHLTGQGGILQKAIASGNIPSMILWGPPGVGKTTIANIIAHNVSATYYQLSAISSGVKDVREVIEQAKQETKAILFIDEIHRFNKGQQDALLGAVEKGIITLIGATTENPSFEVNSALLSRCQVFVLKALDENDLVQLLQKAITDDVVLKEKKIELKETEALIRLSGGDARKLLNLLEIVADSSGNEMLITDESVLQTVQQKMALYDKSGEQHYDIISAFIKSIRGSDPNAAVYWLARMIEGGEDVKFIARRLLILASEDIGNANPNALLLANATFDAVNKIGYPESQLILSQCVIYLASSAKSNTATVAIGNAMAAVKQFGDLSVPLHIRNAPTKLMKNMDYGKGYQYSHSYENNFSSQEYLPEKIVGTKFYEPGKNIREEELRRFLKQLWKEKYNY
- a CDS encoding M28 family metallopeptidase, whose translation is MKQVSLFVFVCLFLLSGINAQTTIQRDPEIEKMVTAISSDSLKAYILKMVSFGTRHTMSTVTDPKQGIGAAREWVVAKFKEFAKQSNGRMTAFVDTTTLQPDGRRISKPVNLGNAMAILKGTNPADQRIFVISGHLDSRVTDVMNATSEAPGANDDASGVAAVLECARIMSKYEFSATIIFVAVSGEEQGLLGANFMAGKAKDQNWIIEAVLNNDIMGSNNSNETNIINNTKVRVFSEGLPAYELDKAAANIRNLGLENDGKSRQLARYVKEIGERYVDNLEVVMVYRNDRFLRGGDHTPFIQKGFAAVRITEMNENFNHQHQDLRTDKGIQYGDLPEFMDFVYLAKNTGINLASLANLAKAPSMPLEVKIETRSLTNYSLINWKQPAVGKVKGYYVLLRETTSAVWQKKIFTTETNVKLPYSKDNYFFAVQSVNENGNESLPVVPTPGR
- a CDS encoding GNAT family N-acetyltransferase, giving the protein MKLNWIVKKFEALTPYELYNIMWLRNEVFVVEQNCVYQDADYKDQKGWHLMGVDEEGKLMAYVRLLPVGVSYESEPSIGRVVTNPVARGTGVGRELMQIAIEQCKELFGKKAIKIGAQYYLLKFYSSLGFEQTSEIYLEDNIEHIEMIRNCEKE
- the uvrA gene encoding excinuclease ABC subunit UvrA encodes the protein MSDTVNDQIEVSGARVHNLKNIDVSIPKNKLVVITGISGSGKSSLAFDTIYAEGQRRYMETFGAYARQFVGDMERPDVDKITGLSPVISIEQKTTNKNPRSTVGTITEVYDFLRLLYARASEAYSYNTGKKMVKWSEEEIVSNILDRFDGQKISLLAPLVRGRKGHYRELFEDIRKKGFVKVRIDGEIKDIAPKMQLDRYKIHDIEVVVDRLKASDDFKLRISQSVQQTLKLGKDLMLIETEKNGVISYSKQLMCEDTGLSYEEPSPNAFSFNSPYGACPTCKGLGNVYTIDMELVLPDQTLTVKEGGIAPLGAERDASVFQQVIAFAKKYKIKLDVPVKNIPQEQLDLLLFGDKNISPTLEVDVNDETLPLEYTGSYEGIIPMLKRWFASPQSTEGLRDWVTQFMTLKTCGSCNGARLKKESLWFKVEDRNISELSDLNLDNLAAWFDGLELRISNKQAAIAKDVLKEIRERLQFLLNVGLTYLTLNRPSRTLSGGESQRIRLATQIGSQLQGITYILDEPSIGLHQRDNHRLIEALKNLRDVGNSVLVVEHDKDIMLAADHLIDVGPQAGKHGGTIVSAGSPKDVLLSHSDTAKYLNGEKSIPVPGERRKGNGKFIELKGATGNNLRNVNTKFPLGKLIVVTGVSGSGKSTLINETLYPILSKYCYDSKANPMPYKSIKGLEHIDKVIEIDQSPIGRTPRSNPATYCGFFTEIRTLFSAVPEAKIRGYNAGRFSFNVKTGRCDVCEGGGMRVIEMNFLPDVYVHCEKCNGKRYNRETLEIRYKGKSIADVLDMTVEEAVEFFQPVPYLYRKIKVLEDVGLGYITLGQSAVTLSGGEAQRVKLSTELAKKDTGKTFYILDEPTTGLHFQDIQHLLDVLNKLTDRGNTVLVIEHNMDVIKVADHIIDLGPEGGDGGGQILFEGTPEGLVMCKESYTGQFLKAEL